From Paenibacillus physcomitrellae, the proteins below share one genomic window:
- the rho gene encoding transcription termination factor Rho, which produces MDLQIADLEEKKLTDLYKLAKQYQIPYYGQLKKKELIFAILRAQAEQSGLMFMEGVLEILPEGYGFLRPINYLPSTEDIYISASQIRRFDLRTGDLVSGKCRAPKENERYFGLLQVNAVNGENPELASERLHFPALTPLYPQEKLVLETAPNHLSTRIMDLLAPVGLGQRGLIVAPPKAGKTILLKEIANSISTNRPDISLFVLLIDERPEEVTDMQRSVQGEVVASTFDELPENHIKVAELVLQRALRLVEHKKDVVILMDSITRLARAYNLVVPPSGRTLSGGIDPASFHRPKRFFGSARNVEEGGSLTILATALVDTGSRMDDIIYEEFKGTGNMELHLDRKLAERRIFPAIDIRRSGTRREEALLTKEELDTLWSVRKNMNDSYDFVEGFLRKLRNAKTNEEFIASFDTPPEKGSGSQSSPASASTARRTRTAASSPSSGSSAPSGV; this is translated from the coding sequence ATGGATCTTCAAATTGCTGATCTGGAAGAAAAAAAACTTACAGATCTTTATAAGCTGGCTAAACAGTATCAGATTCCTTACTATGGGCAGCTTAAGAAGAAAGAACTGATCTTTGCTATTTTGCGTGCTCAGGCCGAGCAGAGTGGTTTAATGTTTATGGAAGGCGTGCTTGAGATTTTGCCTGAAGGATATGGTTTCCTCAGACCTATCAACTATTTGCCAAGCACTGAGGACATTTATATTTCCGCTTCCCAAATTCGCAGATTCGACCTGCGGACGGGCGACCTCGTATCCGGTAAATGCCGGGCTCCTAAAGAGAATGAGCGCTATTTCGGACTTCTGCAAGTGAATGCCGTGAATGGGGAGAACCCTGAACTGGCCTCTGAACGTTTGCACTTTCCTGCATTGACACCGCTGTATCCTCAAGAGAAGCTGGTGCTAGAAACAGCTCCCAACCATTTGTCGACCCGGATTATGGATTTGCTTGCTCCCGTCGGGCTTGGACAACGCGGTTTGATCGTAGCCCCTCCTAAAGCCGGCAAGACGATCCTTCTTAAGGAAATCGCTAACAGCATCTCTACGAACCGTCCGGATATTTCCCTATTTGTCCTGCTGATCGATGAACGGCCGGAAGAAGTGACCGACATGCAGCGCTCCGTTCAGGGAGAGGTTGTCGCTTCAACGTTCGACGAGCTGCCCGAGAACCATATCAAGGTAGCGGAGCTTGTGCTGCAGCGTGCTCTTCGTCTGGTGGAGCACAAGAAAGACGTTGTGATTCTGATGGACAGCATCACCCGTCTGGCGCGTGCCTACAACTTGGTTGTGCCTCCATCCGGCAGAACGCTCAGCGGCGGTATCGACCCGGCGTCCTTCCATCGTCCGAAGCGGTTTTTCGGCTCAGCGAGGAACGTGGAAGAAGGCGGCAGCTTGACGATTCTGGCTACGGCTCTGGTTGATACGGGCTCGCGTATGGATGATATTATTTATGAAGAGTTTAAAGGTACGGGCAATATGGAGCTGCATCTTGACCGCAAGCTGGCTGAACGCCGCATCTTCCCTGCCATCGATATTCGCCGTTCCGGCACACGCCGCGAGGAGGCTCTGCTGACGAAGGAAGAGCTCGATACCTTGTGGAGTGTCCGCAAAAATATGAACGATTCCTACGACTTCGTCGAAGGATTCTTAAGAAAACTGCGCAATGCCAAAACAAACGAAGAATTTATTGCTTCGTTTGATACACCGCCCGAGAAGGGCAGCGGTTCCCAATCGTCCCCGGCGTCAGCTTCCACAGCCCGCCGTACCCGGACGGCCGCCTCATCCCCGTCGTCCGGTTCATCAGCGCCGTCGGGCGTCTAA